Proteins encoded by one window of Micromonospora coxensis:
- a CDS encoding phosphocholine cytidylyltransferase family protein codes for MIGMVLAAGAGRRLRPYTDTLPKALVPVDGDTTILDIALRNLAEVGLTEIVIVVGYAADAVVSRQAELEERYGVTITLVHNDKAEEWNNAYSLWLAREHFSRGVLLVNGDTVHPVSVEKTLLAERGPGILLAVDTIKALADEEMKTTFDAAGQLTRITKLMDPGEAYGEYIGATLIEPQVAEALADALEATWRRDPNLYYEDGYQEFADRGGEVRAAPIGDVSWVEVDNHDDLARAREIACRY; via the coding sequence ATGATCGGGATGGTGCTGGCGGCCGGCGCGGGACGCCGACTGCGCCCGTACACCGACACGCTGCCCAAGGCGTTGGTGCCGGTGGACGGTGACACCACCATCCTGGACATCGCGCTGCGCAACCTGGCCGAGGTGGGACTCACCGAGATCGTGATCGTGGTCGGGTACGCCGCCGACGCGGTCGTCTCCCGCCAGGCGGAGCTGGAGGAGCGCTACGGCGTGACGATCACCCTCGTGCACAACGACAAGGCCGAGGAGTGGAACAACGCCTACTCGCTGTGGCTGGCCCGGGAGCACTTCTCCCGGGGCGTGCTGCTGGTCAACGGCGACACCGTGCACCCGGTGAGCGTGGAGAAGACCCTGCTGGCCGAGCGCGGCCCGGGCATCCTGCTGGCGGTCGACACCATCAAGGCGCTGGCCGACGAGGAGATGAAGACCACCTTCGACGCCGCCGGCCAGCTCACCCGGATCACCAAGCTGATGGACCCGGGCGAGGCGTACGGCGAGTACATCGGCGCGACGCTGATCGAGCCGCAGGTGGCCGAAGCCCTGGCCGACGCCCTGGAGGCGACCTGGCGGCGCGACCCGAACCTCTACTACGAGGACGGCTACCAGGAGTTCGCCGACCGGGGTGGCGAGGTGCGGGCGGCGCCCATCGGGGACGTCTCCTGGGTCGAGGTCGACAACCACGACGACCTGGCCCGGGCCCGGGAGATCGCGTGCCGCTACTAG
- a CDS encoding DUF5701 family protein, with translation MPDRFDAAAEFDRQVDTLVHLGYPTLAGRTEDAFRALVAPLRDAAVDGAAELPPPTEARVPFLLVTTRDLVPVEERVALTTLAGKRKPGIVDRHYAEGDLARFDPIKELEVPAGPAYLLFDVDRGEETLNLAPAAAMEVITGQGRQPLTIDEGLAFVTLHPVALAKNKCFSLVGSRCGDKRVPALWISQGAPKLGWCWYGNPHTWLGSATARPERVGPE, from the coding sequence TTGCCCGACCGATTCGACGCCGCCGCCGAGTTCGACCGTCAGGTCGACACCCTCGTCCACCTCGGTTACCCCACCCTCGCCGGGCGCACCGAGGACGCCTTCCGCGCCCTGGTCGCGCCGCTGCGCGACGCCGCCGTCGACGGCGCCGCCGAACTGCCGCCGCCCACCGAGGCCCGGGTCCCCTTCCTGCTGGTGACCACCCGGGACCTGGTGCCGGTCGAGGAACGGGTCGCCCTGACCACGCTGGCCGGCAAGCGCAAGCCGGGCATCGTCGACCGGCACTACGCCGAGGGTGACCTGGCGCGCTTCGACCCGATCAAGGAGCTGGAGGTGCCGGCCGGGCCGGCGTACCTGCTCTTCGACGTGGACCGGGGCGAGGAGACGCTCAACCTGGCCCCCGCCGCCGCGATGGAGGTGATCACCGGCCAGGGCCGGCAGCCGCTCACCATCGACGAGGGGCTGGCGTTCGTCACGCTGCACCCGGTGGCGCTGGCGAAGAACAAGTGCTTCTCGCTGGTCGGCTCCCGCTGCGGCGACAAGCGGGTGCCGGCGCTCTGGATCAGCCAGGGCGCGCCGAAGCTCGGCTGGTGCTGGTACGGCAACCCGCACACCTGGCTCGGCTCCGCCACCGCCCGGCCCGAGCGGGTCGGCCCGGAGTGA
- a CDS encoding sugar transferase, whose protein sequence is MRHVDSFEIQPPTPPSHNGVPRSAWARARRRVSRWHRPYTAALLLLDFAAVVLADWFAQETFGQARAGFYNAQEDPTFFYTVAFLLLPVAWVVILWGNRAYDRRYLGLGPDEFKRVIRGGVAVAATVSFIAFATKTDLSRWSVGFALLGALLLILVGRLVARFTLHAVRRRAGHAGHRMVLVGTLPECLEVYTAVTRNPGAGLVPVAIHITDGYAAARGIETPVPVYAGRDVLALVREVGGDTIAVCGSASAEPGELRRLAWQLEGSGVDLVVAPQLTDIAGPRVHIRPIEGLPLLYVEEPTLSGPALLAKNLMDRVAAGLGLLLLIPVFVAIAIAIRLSDPGPVFFRQPRVGHEGRTFRVWKFRTMYVDAEERLAGLVDQNETDGMLFKMKQDPRVFPVGRFLRASSLDELPQLINVLWGEMSLVGPRPLPADDGDFLGDVRRRLLVRPGMTGLWQVSGRSDLSWDEAVRLDLYYVDNWSLAYDLSILWRTVGVVLARKGAY, encoded by the coding sequence GTGCGGCACGTCGACAGCTTCGAGATCCAGCCGCCGACACCGCCGTCACACAACGGCGTGCCCCGGTCGGCGTGGGCTCGCGCCCGCCGTCGGGTGTCCCGTTGGCACCGGCCGTACACCGCGGCGCTCCTGCTGCTCGACTTCGCCGCCGTGGTGCTGGCGGACTGGTTCGCCCAGGAGACGTTCGGTCAGGCGCGGGCGGGTTTCTACAACGCCCAGGAGGACCCGACCTTCTTCTACACCGTGGCGTTCCTGCTGCTGCCGGTCGCCTGGGTGGTCATCCTCTGGGGCAACCGCGCCTACGACCGACGCTACCTGGGGCTCGGCCCGGACGAGTTCAAGCGGGTCATCCGGGGCGGGGTGGCGGTGGCCGCCACGGTCTCCTTCATCGCCTTCGCCACCAAGACCGACCTGTCCCGGTGGTCGGTCGGCTTCGCCCTGCTCGGGGCGCTGCTGCTGATCCTCGTCGGCCGGTTGGTCGCCCGCTTCACCCTGCACGCGGTACGCCGCCGGGCCGGCCACGCCGGGCACCGGATGGTGCTGGTCGGCACCCTGCCGGAGTGCCTGGAGGTCTACACCGCGGTCACCCGCAACCCGGGCGCCGGTCTGGTGCCGGTGGCCATCCACATCACCGACGGGTACGCCGCCGCCCGGGGCATCGAGACCCCGGTGCCGGTGTACGCCGGCCGGGACGTGCTCGCCCTGGTCCGTGAGGTCGGTGGCGACACCATCGCGGTCTGCGGCTCGGCCAGCGCGGAACCGGGCGAGCTGCGCCGGCTGGCCTGGCAGCTGGAGGGCTCCGGCGTCGACCTGGTGGTCGCCCCGCAGCTCACCGACATCGCCGGTCCCCGGGTGCACATCCGCCCCATCGAGGGCCTGCCGCTGCTGTACGTCGAGGAGCCGACCCTGTCGGGTCCGGCGCTGCTGGCCAAGAACCTGATGGACCGGGTCGCCGCCGGCCTGGGTCTGCTGCTGCTGATCCCGGTCTTCGTCGCCATCGCGATCGCCATCCGCCTCTCCGACCCCGGCCCGGTCTTCTTCCGGCAGCCCCGGGTCGGCCACGAGGGGCGTACCTTCCGGGTCTGGAAGTTCCGGACCATGTACGTCGACGCCGAGGAGCGGCTGGCCGGCCTGGTCGACCAGAACGAGACCGACGGCATGCTCTTCAAGATGAAGCAGGATCCCCGGGTCTTCCCGGTGGGCCGCTTCCTGCGCGCCTCGTCGCTGGACGAGCTGCCCCAGCTGATCAACGTGCTCTGGGGGGAGATGTCGCTGGTGGGGCCGCGTCCGCTCCCCGCCGACGACGGTGACTTCCTGGGCGACGTACGGCGCCGGCTGCTGGTCCGGCCGGGCATGACCGGGCTGTGGCAGGTCTCCGGCCGCTCCGACCTGTCCTGGGACGAGGCGGTCCGGCTGGACCTGTACTACGTCGACAACTGGTCGCTGGCGTACGACCTGAGCATCCTGTGGCGCACGGTGGGCGTGGTGCTGGCCCGCAAGGGCGCGTACTAG
- a CDS encoding iron-containing alcohol dehydrogenase family protein, with protein MPLLARSVLTPLHIDVRRGAVADLAAILSDGRISAGGDVAVVVGPGQGEKIAELVRPSLRSADVFTVTGGTLDAADELGGKLRARSYDAVVGIGGGKTIDVAKYAATRRGLPMVSVATALANDGIASPVASLITDGIKGSYGVHIPIAVIVDLDFVEAGPERHNRAGIGDVVSNISALADWELARRVRGEPVDGLAASLARAGAEAVLNHPGDMNDDAFVTVLAEALISSGLAMAVCGTSRPSSGGCHEIMHAIDALYPDTASHGELAGLGALFCTFLRGDGRRFEEMSACLARHGLPRLPVEVGLTDDQFVEAVQFAPSTRPDRYTILEHLAMSPSETRERLADYAGAIRDHCG; from the coding sequence GTGCCGCTACTAGCCCGCAGCGTCCTCACCCCGCTGCACATCGACGTGCGGCGGGGAGCGGTGGCGGACCTGGCCGCGATCCTCTCCGACGGGCGGATCTCCGCCGGCGGGGACGTCGCGGTGGTGGTCGGGCCCGGGCAGGGCGAGAAGATCGCCGAGCTGGTCCGGCCGTCGCTGCGCTCGGCGGACGTGTTCACCGTCACCGGCGGCACCCTGGACGCCGCCGACGAGCTGGGCGGCAAGCTGCGCGCCCGCTCGTACGACGCGGTGGTCGGCATCGGCGGCGGCAAGACCATCGACGTGGCGAAGTACGCCGCCACCCGGCGCGGGCTGCCCATGGTGAGCGTGGCGACGGCGCTCGCCAACGACGGCATCGCCTCCCCGGTGGCCAGCCTGATCACCGACGGCATCAAGGGCTCCTACGGCGTGCACATCCCGATCGCGGTGATCGTGGACCTGGACTTCGTGGAGGCCGGTCCGGAGCGACACAACCGGGCCGGCATCGGCGACGTGGTGAGCAACATCAGCGCCCTGGCCGACTGGGAACTGGCCCGCCGGGTACGCGGCGAGCCGGTCGACGGGTTGGCCGCCTCGCTGGCCCGGGCCGGCGCCGAGGCGGTGCTCAACCACCCGGGCGACATGAACGACGACGCCTTCGTCACCGTGCTGGCCGAGGCGCTGATCTCCAGCGGCCTGGCGATGGCGGTCTGCGGCACCAGCCGCCCGTCCAGCGGCGGCTGCCACGAGATCATGCACGCCATCGACGCGCTCTACCCGGACACCGCCTCGCACGGGGAACTCGCCGGGCTGGGTGCGCTGTTCTGCACCTTCCTGCGCGGCGACGGGCGCCGGTTCGAGGAGATGTCCGCCTGCCTGGCCCGGCACGGGCTCCCCCGGCTGCCCGTCGAGGTCGGGCTGACCGACGACCAGTTCGTCGAGGCGGTGCAGTTCGCGCCGAGCACCCGGCCGGACCGGTACACCATCCTGGAGCACCTGGCGATGTCGCCTTCCGAGACGCGGGAGCGGCTGGCAGACTACGCCGGTGCAATCCGCGACCACTGTGGTTGA
- a CDS encoding helix-turn-helix domain-containing protein yields the protein MNSGVDLPPHRFAGLVAPAVERTFLAGMLAGRDGGGAELSQRYGGPAATGFLVEFRTRLAAPGGSVDGAGFAAVTRHRDPATCQRMLDKHVAHGTITRRPDGGFAATERGADFLTEMYQVHGEVTEELWAGHDDRVRRLVEACGRLLAYALLLADEPDADPGPAFAAVAPPYEPDGAPPGVLLLNRLGTLRYHRADAHAAAWTAAGHTATSVGELPVGPERRAIDLETDRRAAGPYAVLSAEERLAVLADLAALPG from the coding sequence GTGAACTCCGGTGTCGACCTGCCGCCGCACCGGTTCGCCGGACTGGTCGCCCCGGCGGTCGAGCGGACCTTCCTCGCCGGCATGCTCGCCGGCCGCGACGGCGGCGGCGCCGAGCTGAGCCAACGGTACGGCGGACCGGCGGCCACCGGCTTCCTGGTCGAGTTCCGCACCCGGCTCGCCGCGCCCGGCGGATCGGTCGACGGGGCCGGCTTCGCCGCCGTCACCCGGCACCGGGACCCGGCCACCTGCCAGCGGATGCTGGACAAGCACGTCGCGCACGGCACCATCACCCGGCGGCCGGACGGCGGCTTCGCCGCCACCGAACGCGGCGCCGACTTCCTCACCGAGATGTACCAGGTGCACGGCGAGGTCACCGAGGAGCTGTGGGCCGGGCACGACGACCGGGTGCGGCGGCTGGTCGAGGCGTGCGGCCGGCTGCTCGCGTACGCGCTGCTGCTGGCCGACGAGCCGGACGCCGACCCGGGACCGGCCTTCGCCGCCGTGGCCCCGCCGTACGAGCCGGACGGCGCCCCGCCCGGGGTGCTGCTGCTCAACCGGCTCGGCACGCTGCGTTACCACCGGGCCGACGCGCACGCCGCGGCGTGGACCGCCGCCGGGCACACCGCCACCAGCGTCGGCGAGCTGCCGGTGGGGCCGGAGCGCCGGGCGATCGACCTGGAGACCGACCGGCGGGCCGCCGGCCCGTACGCGGTGCTCAGCGCCGAGGAACGGCTGGCCGTGCTGGCCGACCTGGCCGCCCTGCCCGGCTGA
- a CDS encoding CDP-alcohol phosphatidyltransferase family protein: MQSATTVVEPRPTVADFHRVNRGGGLFSESVSQWIGAVFALVAQRLGLRPTALTITNLVLGLATSVTVVALADRVAAGDVPAWVVGIAALVGWQVAYALDCADGQLARVTGQGSAAGARVDVLCDVAAQIALVAALGATAVAQRPGTPSWLVAVFAGTWMVNLVTSVMQSGPNAASMVTSTSLPVRLVKLVRDYGAVIFVAALVLMLAPALTFWVVVAFTVVNGGFLLASIAFSARASLR, translated from the coding sequence GTGCAATCCGCGACCACTGTGGTTGAGCCCCGTCCCACCGTCGCCGACTTCCACCGGGTGAACCGGGGCGGCGGCCTGTTCAGCGAGTCGGTCAGCCAGTGGATCGGCGCGGTCTTCGCGCTGGTCGCCCAGCGGCTCGGGTTGCGCCCGACCGCGCTGACCATCACCAACCTGGTGCTCGGCCTGGCCACCTCGGTGACCGTGGTGGCGCTGGCCGACCGGGTCGCCGCCGGGGACGTGCCGGCCTGGGTGGTCGGGATCGCCGCCCTGGTCGGCTGGCAGGTGGCGTACGCCCTGGACTGCGCCGACGGTCAGCTCGCCCGGGTCACCGGGCAGGGCAGCGCGGCCGGCGCGCGGGTCGACGTGCTCTGTGACGTGGCCGCCCAGATCGCCCTGGTGGCCGCGCTCGGCGCGACGGCGGTGGCGCAGCGGCCCGGGACGCCGAGCTGGCTGGTGGCGGTCTTCGCGGGCACCTGGATGGTCAACCTGGTGACCTCGGTGATGCAGTCCGGCCCGAACGCGGCCAGCATGGTCACCTCCACCTCACTGCCGGTACGCCTGGTCAAGCTGGTCCGCGACTACGGCGCGGTGATCTTCGTGGCGGCACTGGTGCTGATGCTCGCGCCCGCGCTCACCTTCTGGGTCGTCGTCGCGTTCACCGTCGTCAACGGCGGCTTCCTGCTCGCCAGCATCGCCTTCTCCGCCCGCGCCTCCCTCCGCTGA
- a CDS encoding LytR/AlgR family response regulator transcription factor, which translates to MTSSTGFLRVLAVDDEPPALDELAYHLRADPRVARLHTAGDATEALRVLRDADVDVVFLDIRMPGLDGMELARVLRRFARPPAIVFVTAYDDGAVDAFDLGATDYVRKPVRAERLAESLRRVIGSRVVPSHPAALARAEEDPTIPVELAGTTRMLPRSAVRWVEAQGDYARLHTAEGSHLVRVSLATLAERWADAGFVRIHRSYLVQLKLIAELRLVNSGYVVVIDSTELPVSRRHTRELKDKLVRAAKQDWSR; encoded by the coding sequence GTGACCTCCTCGACCGGGTTCCTCCGGGTGCTGGCGGTGGACGACGAGCCGCCGGCGCTGGACGAGTTGGCGTACCACCTGCGGGCGGACCCCCGGGTGGCCCGGCTGCACACGGCGGGCGACGCCACCGAGGCGCTGCGGGTGCTCCGCGACGCCGACGTGGACGTGGTCTTCCTGGACATCCGGATGCCCGGCCTGGACGGCATGGAGCTGGCCCGGGTGCTGCGCCGCTTCGCCCGGCCCCCGGCGATCGTCTTCGTCACCGCGTACGACGACGGCGCGGTGGACGCCTTCGACCTGGGTGCCACCGACTACGTGCGCAAGCCGGTCCGGGCCGAGCGGCTGGCCGAGTCGCTGCGTCGGGTGATCGGCTCGCGGGTGGTCCCGTCGCATCCGGCGGCCCTCGCCCGGGCGGAGGAGGACCCGACCATCCCGGTCGAGCTGGCCGGGACGACCCGGATGCTGCCCCGTTCGGCGGTGCGCTGGGTGGAGGCGCAGGGCGACTACGCGCGCCTGCACACCGCCGAGGGCTCGCACCTGGTCCGGGTGTCGCTGGCGACGCTCGCCGAGCGGTGGGCGGACGCCGGGTTCGTGCGGATCCACCGGTCGTACCTGGTGCAGTTGAAGCTGATCGCCGAGCTGCGGCTGGTCAACTCCGGCTACGTGGTGGTGATCGACTCGACGGAGCTGCCGGTGAGCCGGCGGCACACCCGGGAGCTGAAGGACAAGTTGGTGCGGGCGGCGAAGCAGGACTGGAGTCGCTGA
- a CDS encoding Fpg/Nei family DNA glycosylase, with the protein MPELPEVEALAGYLRERAVGRRVDRVEVAAISALKTYDPAPTAVSGRAVVDARRHGKFLDVVFDEGLHLVVHLARAGWLHYREAFASTTPLRPGKGPVALRVRLDDGSGFDLTEAGTKRSLAVYLVTDPAQVPGVARLGPDAFGADLATFAERIRSRRGQVKGVLTDQTVLAGVGNAYSDEILHAAKLSPFAITDRLTDDQLASLHAATRTVLGDAVRRSLGQRAAELKGEKRSGLKVHARTGLPCPVCGDTVREVSFADSSLQYCPTCQTGGKPLADRRLSRLVR; encoded by the coding sequence GTGCCCGAACTACCGGAGGTGGAGGCGCTCGCGGGTTACCTGCGTGAGCGCGCGGTGGGGCGGCGCGTCGACCGGGTCGAGGTCGCCGCGATCAGCGCCCTGAAGACGTACGACCCGGCGCCCACGGCGGTGTCGGGCCGGGCGGTGGTGGACGCCCGGCGGCACGGCAAGTTCCTCGACGTGGTCTTCGACGAGGGCCTGCACCTGGTGGTGCACCTGGCCCGGGCGGGCTGGCTGCACTACCGCGAGGCGTTCGCCTCGACCACCCCGCTGCGGCCCGGCAAGGGCCCGGTCGCCCTGCGGGTACGCCTCGACGACGGCTCCGGCTTCGACCTGACCGAGGCGGGCACCAAACGCAGCCTGGCCGTGTACCTGGTGACCGATCCGGCGCAGGTGCCCGGGGTGGCGAGGCTGGGCCCGGACGCGTTCGGCGCCGACCTGGCCACCTTCGCCGAGCGGATACGCAGCCGCCGGGGCCAGGTCAAGGGGGTGCTGACCGACCAGACGGTGCTGGCCGGGGTCGGCAACGCGTACTCGGACGAGATCCTGCACGCGGCGAAGCTGTCGCCGTTCGCGATCACCGACCGGCTCACCGACGACCAGCTCGCCAGCCTGCACGCGGCGACCCGGACGGTCCTCGGCGACGCGGTCCGCCGGTCGCTGGGGCAGCGCGCGGCGGAGCTGAAGGGTGAGAAGCGCTCCGGGCTGAAGGTGCACGCCCGGACCGGGCTGCCCTGTCCGGTCTGCGGCGACACGGTCCGCGAGGTCTCCTTCGCGGACTCCAGCCTCCAGTACTGCCCCACCTGCCAGACCGGCGGCAAGCCGCTCGCTGACCGTCGGTTGTCCCGCCTCGTACGGTGA
- a CDS encoding glycosyltransferase family 4 protein: MKIVVAHNRYREAQPSGENTMVDSEIAQLGAAGVEVLPFIRSSDEIPSMSKAAKALLPISPIWAPRAQEDLGRLLREHRPDVLHLHNPYPLLSPWVVRTAHRHGVPVVQTVHNYRQVCSSGIYFRDGVICQDCKGRALGVPAIVHKCYRGSAAQSALMATTLAVHRGTWRSVDRFIALTSAIADHLREYGVPADRIVVKPNSVPDPGTPAPLGDGFLYMARLTPEKGLDLLLAAWRRHPVGALGTLRVAGDGELRPLVEAAAAERPDVVYLGQLDRAGVRAAVEASAVVIAASMWHDVLPTVIIEALAAGRPVLGTALGGIPYLVGADAPHEPAGTGPAAVASAVAGQLPPPAGPSGVPAGLVTGEAGWVVPPDPAAMAAALPVARAGAPTLAAAARARYERTFHPDVVIKRHLDIYAALTPRPHP; encoded by the coding sequence GTGAAGATCGTGGTGGCGCACAACCGGTACCGGGAGGCCCAGCCCTCCGGCGAGAACACCATGGTCGACTCGGAGATCGCCCAGCTTGGCGCGGCCGGCGTGGAGGTGCTGCCGTTCATCCGTAGCTCCGACGAGATCCCGTCGATGTCGAAGGCGGCCAAGGCGCTGCTGCCGATCTCCCCGATCTGGGCCCCGCGCGCCCAGGAGGACCTGGGCCGTCTGCTCCGCGAGCACCGGCCGGACGTGCTGCACCTGCACAACCCGTACCCGCTGCTCTCGCCCTGGGTGGTGCGGACCGCGCACCGGCACGGCGTGCCGGTGGTGCAGACGGTGCACAACTACCGACAGGTCTGCTCCTCCGGGATCTACTTCCGCGACGGCGTCATCTGCCAGGACTGCAAGGGCCGGGCGCTGGGCGTGCCGGCGATCGTGCACAAGTGCTACCGGGGCTCGGCGGCGCAGAGCGCCCTGATGGCGACCACCCTGGCCGTGCACCGGGGCACCTGGCGGTCGGTGGACCGGTTCATCGCGCTGACCTCGGCGATCGCCGACCACCTGCGCGAGTACGGCGTCCCGGCCGACCGGATCGTGGTCAAGCCGAACTCGGTGCCCGACCCGGGTACCCCGGCCCCGCTCGGCGACGGCTTCCTCTACATGGCCCGGCTGACCCCGGAGAAGGGCCTCGACCTGCTGCTGGCGGCGTGGCGACGGCACCCGGTGGGGGCACTCGGCACGCTGCGCGTCGCCGGGGACGGCGAGCTGCGCCCGCTGGTCGAGGCGGCGGCCGCCGAGCGCCCCGACGTGGTCTACCTCGGCCAGCTCGACCGGGCCGGGGTGCGCGCCGCGGTCGAGGCGAGCGCGGTGGTGATCGCCGCCTCGATGTGGCACGACGTGCTGCCGACGGTGATCATCGAGGCGTTGGCCGCCGGCCGCCCGGTGCTCGGCACCGCGCTCGGCGGCATCCCGTACCTGGTCGGGGCGGACGCCCCGCACGAGCCGGCCGGCACCGGCCCGGCGGCGGTCGCCTCCGCCGTCGCCGGCCAGCTGCCACCGCCGGCCGGTCCGTCGGGCGTGCCGGCCGGGCTGGTCACCGGTGAGGCCGGCTGGGTGGTGCCGCCGGACCCGGCGGCGATGGCCGCCGCGCTCCCGGTCGCCCGGGCCGGCGCGCCCACGCTCGCGGCGGCGGCCCGCGCCCGCTACGAGCGCACCTTCCACCCCGACGTCGTCATCAAGCGCCACCTGGACATCTACGCCGCCCTAACCCCCCGCCCCCACCCCTGA
- a CDS encoding sensor histidine kinase has translation MGGNLSAVVGVVSLVTALAAALWAVLRLRGRRGIATASQRATYEVLHTAGLAAEPLRAGLSPAGAAKAVRHLRALVGAAGLALTDADELLALDGRGAHHGDQLLAAARRTVEAGRSTVLGESELRCDRVDCPVRGAVLAPLSADGRVVGALVAVADAPPAPGLVQATLETAHWAGDQLALAELDSSRERLARAEVRALRAQISPHFIYNALTAIGSFVRTDPERARELILEFAEFTRYSFRAHGEFTTLAEELRSIDRYLTIERARFGDRLQVRLQIAPEVLPVTLPFLCLQPLVENAVRHGLSRKPGTGMVSIEARDAGAECHITVEDDGVGMDPATLTAGIAELARAGSDPADDPGQHVGLSNVDERLRSVFGDRFGLVVETGPGSGTKVSLRVPKFHPGVRAGS, from the coding sequence GTGGGTGGCAACCTCTCCGCCGTCGTCGGCGTCGTCTCGCTGGTCACCGCGCTGGCCGCGGCGCTCTGGGCGGTGCTGCGGCTGCGCGGCCGGCGGGGCATCGCCACGGCCAGCCAGCGGGCCACCTACGAGGTGCTGCACACCGCCGGCCTGGCCGCCGAGCCGCTGCGGGCGGGGCTGAGCCCGGCGGGCGCGGCGAAGGCCGTTCGCCATCTGCGGGCCCTGGTGGGCGCGGCCGGGCTGGCCCTGACGGACGCCGACGAGCTGCTCGCCCTCGACGGGCGCGGCGCGCACCACGGCGACCAACTGCTCGCGGCGGCCCGGCGCACGGTGGAGGCGGGCCGGTCGACGGTGCTCGGCGAGTCGGAGCTGCGCTGCGACCGGGTGGACTGCCCGGTGCGCGGGGCGGTACTGGCCCCGCTCAGCGCCGACGGGCGGGTGGTGGGGGCGCTGGTCGCGGTCGCCGACGCCCCGCCCGCGCCGGGGCTGGTGCAGGCCACCCTGGAGACCGCGCACTGGGCCGGGGACCAGCTCGCCCTGGCCGAGCTGGACTCGTCGCGGGAGCGGCTGGCCCGGGCCGAGGTCCGCGCGCTACGGGCCCAGATCAGTCCGCACTTCATCTACAACGCGCTGACCGCGATCGGCTCGTTCGTCCGCACCGACCCGGAACGGGCCCGCGAGCTGATCCTGGAGTTCGCCGAGTTCACCCGGTACTCGTTCCGGGCGCACGGCGAGTTCACCACGCTCGCCGAGGAGCTGCGCTCGATCGACCGGTACCTGACCATCGAGCGGGCCCGGTTCGGCGACCGGTTGCAGGTGCGGTTGCAGATCGCGCCGGAGGTGCTGCCGGTGACCCTGCCGTTCCTCTGCCTCCAACCGCTGGTGGAGAACGCCGTCCGGCACGGGTTGTCCCGCAAGCCCGGCACCGGCATGGTGAGCATCGAGGCCCGGGACGCGGGCGCGGAGTGTCACATCACGGTGGAGGACGACGGAGTGGGCATGGATCCGGCCACGCTGACGGCGGGCATCGCCGAGCTGGCCCGCGCCGGCAGCGACCCGGCCGACGACCCGGGCCAGCACGTCGGCCTCTCCAACGTCGACGAGCGGCTCCGGTCGGTCTTCGGGGACCGGTTCGGCCTGGTCGTCGAGACCGGCCCCGGTTCGGGTACGAAGGTGAGCCTGCGGGTGCCGAAGTTCCACCCCGGCGTACGGGCGGGCTCGTGA